The Paenibacillus uliginis N3/975 genome has a window encoding:
- a CDS encoding GNAT family N-acetyltransferase has product MITELHTERLHLRKMKVSDSSSLFKIWSDPDVTKFMNVSCFTNENQAKEMITLLDDLSQDSKAIRFSIIKIESNEIIGSCGYNSLDFENAKAEIGYDIAKSFWGRGYASEAIYSLLDYAFSSLKMNRIEAKVEPENVNSIKLLQKLNFTFEGTLRQYERVDGKFNDLNIYSKLISD; this is encoded by the coding sequence TTGATTACAGAGTTACACACAGAACGTTTACATTTGAGAAAAATGAAGGTATCGGATTCGTCTAGCTTGTTTAAAATTTGGTCTGATCCAGATGTTACTAAATTTATGAATGTTAGTTGTTTTACTAATGAAAATCAAGCAAAAGAAATGATTACTCTCCTTGATGATCTTTCTCAAGACAGCAAAGCTATTCGTTTCTCCATAATTAAAATAGAATCCAATGAAATCATAGGTTCTTGTGGTTATAATTCCTTGGATTTTGAAAATGCAAAAGCAGAAATCGGATATGACATTGCAAAATCATTTTGGGGAAGAGGATATGCTTCAGAAGCTATCTATTCATTGTTAGATTACGCATTCTCATCTTTAAAAATGAATCGAATCGAAGCAAAAGTTGAACCCGAAAACGTGAATTCAATAAAACTTTTACAAAAGCTAAACTTTACGTTTGAAGGAACACTAAGACAATATGAAAGAGTAGACGGAAAGTTTAACGATCTCAATATCTATTCAAAATTAATATCGGATTGA
- a CDS encoding RrF2 family transcriptional regulator, protein MQYSVMVEYALHSLVYLIDVPEEESIGIKDLSEFQGLSETYLSKVFGKLSKAGIVSSTPGVKGGYKLAKSPEEISFWDVIEAVEGVKPIFQCKNILKNNLMHLDKECSSCNSANSSCTINLTMLEAEEYMREFLRNKTLAWLNDELNHVLPEKLRTDSREYFIRKNTN, encoded by the coding sequence ATGCAGTATAGTGTTATGGTTGAATATGCGTTGCATAGCCTTGTTTATTTAATAGACGTACCCGAAGAGGAAAGTATTGGAATAAAAGACCTTTCAGAATTTCAAGGGCTTTCAGAAACATATCTCTCAAAAGTTTTTGGTAAATTATCAAAGGCTGGTATCGTGAGTTCTACACCTGGTGTAAAGGGTGGTTATAAATTAGCTAAATCCCCCGAAGAAATTTCCTTTTGGGATGTAATAGAAGCAGTTGAAGGAGTAAAACCTATTTTTCAATGTAAAAATATTTTGAAAAATAATCTTATGCATTTAGATAAAGAATGCTCTTCATGTAATTCCGCCAATTCTTCTTGTACAATTAACTTAACTATGCTTGAGGCAGAAGAGTATATGCGTGAGTTTCTTCGTAATAAGACCCTTGCATGGTTAAATGATGAACTTAATCACGTTTTACCAGAAAAATTACGGACAGATAGCCGAGAATACTTTATAAGAAAAAACACAAACTGA
- a CDS encoding FMN-dependent NADH-azoreductase gives MSKLLIINAHPNFDSKTSASLDVFNYFLKVYKENHSKDEVIEQINLYEDEVPLLDKNVLSAWGKQAEGKELTSQEKKVTDRMSEILKQFKSANKYVIVYPMHNFNIPSKLKDYMDNIMIPRETFKYTETAADNGRMSVGLINDGRSVVVIQASGSIYTNNDFYTEVEYSHKFLKSMFHLIGIEDYEIIRVQGVGVLDRNEVLQKGYKEAEEQALKLTTK, from the coding sequence ATGAGTAAATTACTTATCATCAATGCACACCCAAATTTTGATTCTAAAACCTCTGCAAGTCTGGATGTGTTTAATTACTTTTTAAAAGTTTACAAAGAAAATCATTCAAAAGACGAAGTCATTGAACAAATTAATCTGTACGAAGATGAAGTACCCCTGTTAGATAAAAATGTACTTAGCGCATGGGGGAAACAAGCAGAAGGAAAAGAATTAACAAGCCAAGAAAAAAAAGTAACAGACCGCATGAGTGAGATATTAAAACAATTCAAAAGTGCTAATAAGTACGTAATTGTTTATCCAATGCATAACTTTAATATCCCCTCAAAACTAAAGGATTATATGGATAATATAATGATTCCAAGGGAAACGTTTAAATATACCGAGACTGCAGCGGACAATGGAAGAATGTCTGTCGGTCTTATCAATGATGGAAGAAGTGTGGTTGTCATTCAAGCCAGTGGATCAATATACACCAATAATGACTTTTATACCGAAGTGGAGTACTCACATAAATTTTTGAAGTCCATGTTTCATTTGATTGGAATCGAAGATTATGAAATCATTCGAGTACAAGGAGTTGGTGTTCTGGACAGAAATGAAGTATTACAAAAAGGTTATAAAGAAGCTGAGGAGCAAGCTTTAAAATTAACAACTAAATAG
- a CDS encoding DMT family transporter, translated as MTQRKIIYLCALLYALIIGFSFLFTKVALGVSNPIDTLAYRFTISFLSILIPVAAGWVQLGLHGKKVWRLLLIGLFYPAMFFAFQAFGLVYASSSEGGIIQASSPIFTMVLAAFFLKERTTWLQKLSVLASVGGVVYILMMKGASLNVANTKGMALLLLSSLMLAVYSVLARSLSTEFTALQITFAMMALGFICFNAMSIINHATQGTLPELLEPIKNRSFVVAILYIGILSSLVSALLSNYVLSKIEASQMSVFVNVGTLVSILAGVVFLNEQLAYYHIIGAVFIIGGVLGVNYRGRKRQTLKGKMSA; from the coding sequence ATGACGCAAAGAAAAATTATTTATCTATGTGCACTATTATACGCGTTAATTATTGGTTTTTCCTTTCTGTTTACGAAAGTGGCGCTCGGCGTATCGAATCCGATCGATACGCTTGCATATCGTTTTACAATCTCATTTTTATCCATCCTGATTCCGGTTGCGGCGGGCTGGGTCCAATTGGGGCTCCACGGGAAAAAAGTGTGGCGCCTTCTGCTTATCGGACTGTTTTATCCGGCGATGTTTTTTGCCTTCCAAGCCTTCGGCTTGGTGTATGCAAGTTCGTCCGAGGGTGGAATTATTCAGGCTTCCTCGCCGATCTTCACTATGGTTCTGGCAGCGTTTTTTCTCAAAGAAAGAACGACTTGGCTGCAAAAATTGTCCGTCCTGGCCTCCGTCGGCGGGGTCGTTTATATCTTGATGATGAAAGGAGCATCGCTTAACGTGGCCAATACGAAAGGCATGGCGCTGCTTCTGCTGTCATCACTTATGCTTGCCGTCTACAGCGTGCTGGCCCGGTCGCTGAGTACGGAATTTACGGCGCTCCAAATAACTTTTGCCATGATGGCTTTAGGATTCATTTGCTTTAATGCAATGTCCATCATCAACCATGCAACTCAAGGCACACTGCCTGAGCTGCTCGAGCCGATTAAAAATAGAAGCTTCGTAGTCGCTATTTTATATATCGGAATTTTGTCGTCGCTGGTCAGCGCGCTGTTATCCAATTATGTGCTGTCCAAAATCGAGGCTTCCCAGATGAGCGTGTTCGTCAATGTGGGAACGCTTGTTTCGATATTGGCGGGCGTTGTCTTCTTGAATGAGCAGCTTGCCTACTATCACATCATAGGTGCAGTGTTCATTATTGGCGGCGTGCTGGGTGTCAATTACCGTGGGCGGAAGCGGCAGACGCTGAAAGGCAAAATGTCCGCTTGA
- a CDS encoding MazG-like family protein, whose amino-acid sequence MEQLLKEIKLLSEKEPKTLEQMALKLSEEVGETSQAVLSYIKASGSKYKQLGIEDVKEECIDVILVALAMFYKLSENDKELYELIRKKMDKWENKIN is encoded by the coding sequence TTGGAACAGCTGCTAAAAGAAATTAAGTTACTCAGTGAAAAGGAACCTAAAACGTTAGAGCAAATGGCATTAAAGCTATCAGAGGAAGTTGGCGAAACCTCTCAAGCTGTACTATCTTACATAAAAGCAAGCGGAAGTAAGTACAAGCAATTAGGAATCGAAGATGTAAAAGAAGAATGTATTGATGTTATTTTAGTAGCCTTAGCTATGTTTTACAAATTATCCGAGAACGATAAGGAATTATACGAGTTAATTAGGAAAAAAATGGACAAGTGGGAAAACAAAATCAATTGA